A genomic segment from Marinobacter gudaonensis encodes:
- a CDS encoding DUF349 domain-containing protein, with product MAAFIQKLFRSRKTPEATAPGKNSPASMADEQEPSRSDQREEQLRILDGSPSQADLAELAINGATADIRQRAASRLSDPDTLQDVLKRAKGKDKGVYQTVKLALQAHREEQARLNNIHQNIAVLISHASEQARSEDTKLYKARLDALINQWSDVETHATPEQTQAFLEAVHRCRERLAAMQSAAEDEQRQRDQATQRSETLALLADTLEELQRHAPDTLPSLASLDALQKTQENRWLEATRDTAVDKQEQKSYETSMLTLRNYVNAVRRASQAREEINDITAKLANQENATDDQRSRASVLLKEISWPEGYPEPVPLASLRQLAGKRASANTTADNPERQKALAERLERTIAQLEAALEAKQLKESKQLFKAAQQQVRELDGRRSKPFQPRMQLLNGQLRELSDWQGFATEPKQIALCEQMEYLAEQPMDPEAKAERIKELQNEWRELGGSSDRTLWSRFKAASDRAFEPCKAYFSAKSGLKQANLEKRTAICDQLEAFLDNADWSSVDWKAAERIHQTARQEWKEAWPVEFRDNRQVQKRFDELLKRLEAPLDQERLNNEQLKQDIVQRAEALVQHEPLQDAMNQAKALQSEWKAIGITRHREDRKLWQAFRKACDQIFARRDAERSEQQEAARAADEAAQANLQEAAELAAANDEASAGKALSTLRAIDTSTVSRSVREQVQQEQQRVKVLLSTLRLQNQVVSWQELITTAANGKPVNEQIPDHWPSLARGIGVESPVELVIRAEILCGVPSPESDQQRRMEIQVQRLADGMGASGIEADPLQEVEALVASWCLDQPGSAGSDQAARLNAALASLKPT from the coding sequence ATGGCCGCGTTCATCCAGAAACTGTTCAGATCCAGAAAAACACCGGAAGCCACCGCCCCTGGAAAAAATTCACCGGCGTCCATGGCGGACGAACAGGAACCTTCGCGGTCAGACCAGCGAGAAGAGCAGCTTCGGATTCTGGACGGCTCACCCTCTCAGGCAGACCTCGCAGAGCTCGCCATAAACGGCGCCACGGCGGATATACGTCAACGTGCGGCTAGCCGGCTGTCCGACCCCGATACGCTGCAGGACGTGCTGAAGCGAGCAAAAGGCAAAGACAAAGGCGTTTACCAGACCGTCAAGCTGGCCCTGCAGGCGCACCGCGAAGAACAGGCCCGACTCAACAACATCCACCAGAACATCGCCGTCCTTATCAGTCACGCCAGCGAGCAGGCCAGAAGCGAAGACACCAAGCTGTACAAGGCGCGACTGGACGCCCTGATTAACCAGTGGTCCGACGTGGAGACGCACGCCACGCCCGAGCAGACCCAGGCGTTTCTGGAGGCGGTCCATCGTTGCCGGGAGCGGTTGGCTGCCATGCAGTCTGCAGCGGAGGACGAACAGCGCCAGCGCGACCAGGCAACGCAGCGGTCAGAAACCCTGGCCCTGCTGGCTGATACACTTGAAGAGCTGCAACGCCACGCGCCTGACACACTGCCCTCCCTGGCGTCGCTCGATGCGCTTCAGAAAACTCAGGAGAACCGCTGGCTGGAAGCCACCCGCGACACTGCCGTGGATAAGCAGGAGCAGAAAAGCTACGAAACCTCCATGCTGACGCTTCGCAACTATGTGAACGCCGTGAGGCGGGCCAGCCAGGCACGGGAGGAAATCAACGACATCACTGCCAAACTGGCAAACCAGGAAAACGCCACTGACGACCAACGTTCCAGAGCCAGCGTCCTGTTGAAAGAAATCAGCTGGCCGGAAGGCTACCCGGAGCCCGTGCCCCTCGCGTCTCTGAGGCAACTCGCCGGTAAACGAGCATCAGCAAACACCACAGCCGACAACCCGGAGCGCCAGAAAGCCCTGGCGGAACGGCTGGAACGCACCATTGCACAGCTAGAAGCTGCCCTCGAGGCCAAACAGCTCAAAGAGTCGAAACAGTTGTTCAAGGCCGCCCAGCAGCAGGTTCGGGAGCTGGATGGGCGCCGTAGCAAACCTTTCCAGCCTCGTATGCAATTACTTAATGGCCAACTGAGGGAGCTCAGCGACTGGCAGGGCTTTGCCACCGAACCCAAGCAGATTGCCCTCTGTGAGCAGATGGAATATCTGGCCGAGCAGCCCATGGACCCGGAGGCAAAAGCCGAACGGATCAAGGAACTGCAAAATGAGTGGCGGGAACTCGGCGGGTCTTCCGACCGCACGCTCTGGTCACGCTTCAAGGCGGCATCGGATCGCGCCTTCGAACCCTGCAAGGCCTACTTCTCGGCGAAATCCGGCCTCAAGCAGGCGAACCTTGAAAAGCGCACCGCCATTTGCGACCAGCTCGAAGCGTTCCTAGACAACGCCGACTGGTCGTCCGTCGACTGGAAGGCGGCCGAGCGCATCCACCAGACTGCCAGGCAGGAATGGAAGGAAGCCTGGCCGGTGGAGTTCCGTGACAACCGGCAGGTGCAGAAGCGCTTCGATGAGCTTCTCAAACGCCTGGAGGCGCCACTGGATCAGGAGCGCCTCAACAACGAGCAGTTGAAGCAGGACATCGTGCAGCGGGCCGAGGCACTGGTGCAGCACGAACCACTGCAGGACGCCATGAACCAGGCCAAGGCCCTGCAGTCCGAGTGGAAAGCCATCGGCATTACCCGACACCGGGAAGACCGCAAGTTGTGGCAGGCGTTCCGCAAAGCCTGCGACCAGATCTTCGCCCGCCGGGATGCCGAACGCAGTGAACAGCAGGAAGCCGCCCGGGCCGCTGACGAAGCTGCGCAGGCCAATCTGCAGGAGGCAGCCGAGCTGGCTGCGGCCAACGACGAGGCATCTGCAGGCAAAGCCCTGTCGACACTGCGTGCTATCGACACATCGACGGTTTCACGGAGTGTTCGGGAGCAGGTCCAGCAGGAGCAGCAGCGAGTCAAGGTACTGCTGTCTACCCTTCGTCTGCAGAATCAGGTGGTGTCCTGGCAGGAGCTCATCACAACCGCCGCCAACGGCAAGCCGGTTAATGAGCAGATCCCGGACCACTGGCCGTCACTGGCACGGGGGATTGGCGTGGAAAGCCCGGTCGAACTGGTCATACGGGCAGAAATCCTCTGCGGCGTGCCATCGCCCGAGAGTGACCAGCAACGCCGCATGGAAATCCAGGTTCAGCGCCTGGCTGACGGTATGGGTGCCTCGGGCATTGAGGCCGATCCGCTGCAAGAGGTAGAGGCGCTGGTTGCGTCATGGTGCCTCGATCAACCGGGCAGCGCCGGCTCCGACCAGGCAGCGCGACTGAACGCTGCACTGGCCAGCCTCAAACCGACCTGA
- a CDS encoding regulatory protein RecX, with product MAKPENQDDQEYRARSAALRLLARREHSRLELTLKLRQRKLPGEIIEAVLDEYEQEGWLDDDRFADVYARQRMDLGYGPLRILGELQQRGVHQSPECLEAMTDEDWCQQAISLREKRFGLANLADDWDEKVRQARFLSRRGYSATQVERALEARED from the coding sequence ATGGCAAAACCGGAAAATCAGGACGATCAGGAATACCGGGCCCGGTCGGCAGCCCTGAGGCTGCTGGCCCGGCGCGAGCATAGCCGGCTGGAACTGACCCTGAAGTTGCGCCAGCGAAAGCTGCCAGGGGAGATTATTGAGGCGGTGCTGGATGAATACGAGCAGGAGGGCTGGCTCGATGATGACCGGTTTGCGGATGTCTACGCCCGGCAGCGGATGGATCTGGGGTATGGTCCGCTCCGGATTCTCGGTGAACTCCAGCAGCGGGGTGTGCATCAAAGCCCGGAATGCCTTGAGGCCATGACCGACGAGGATTGGTGCCAACAGGCCATCAGCCTTCGCGAGAAGCGGTTCGGTCTGGCCAATCTCGCCGACGACTGGGACGAAAAAGTACGACAGGCGAGGTTTCTGAGCCGTCGCGGCTACTCAGCTACCCAGGTAGAAAGGGCTCTGGAGGCCCGGGAGGACTGA